The following are encoded together in the Geobacter sulfurreducens PCA genome:
- a CDS encoding NAD(P)-dependent oxidoreductase: MTTYGFLGLGIMGGPMAANLVRAGFDVTVWNRNPAKCAPLVALGARQASSPAEVCAACDITIAMLADPAAAREVCFGANGVLEGIGGGRGYIDMSTVDDETSTAIGAAVTARGGRFLEAPVSGTKKPAEDGTLIILAAGDQSLFTDAGPAFAALGKKCLHLGEVGQGARMKLVVNMIMGQMMTALGEGMALGRNCGLDGGQLLEVLDAGAMANPMFKGKGQMLLSGEFPTSFPLKHMQKDLRLAVELGDRLGQPLHGAATANESFKRARAAGHADEDFAAVFRVLE; encoded by the coding sequence ATGACAACATACGGCTTTCTCGGGCTCGGCATCATGGGAGGCCCCATGGCGGCCAACCTGGTGCGGGCTGGATTCGACGTTACCGTCTGGAACCGCAATCCCGCCAAGTGCGCCCCCCTGGTCGCCCTGGGCGCCCGGCAGGCATCGAGCCCCGCTGAGGTCTGCGCCGCCTGCGACATCACCATTGCCATGCTGGCCGACCCGGCCGCGGCGAGGGAGGTCTGCTTCGGGGCCAACGGGGTGCTGGAGGGGATCGGCGGCGGCCGCGGCTACATCGACATGTCCACGGTGGACGACGAAACCAGCACCGCCATCGGCGCGGCTGTGACCGCGCGGGGGGGACGGTTCCTGGAAGCCCCGGTCTCGGGCACCAAAAAGCCGGCCGAGGACGGCACCCTGATCATCCTGGCCGCGGGCGACCAGAGCCTCTTTACCGACGCCGGGCCGGCCTTTGCCGCACTGGGCAAGAAATGCCTCCACCTGGGCGAGGTGGGCCAGGGGGCGCGGATGAAGCTGGTGGTCAACATGATCATGGGCCAGATGATGACGGCCCTGGGCGAAGGGATGGCCCTGGGCCGGAACTGCGGCCTCGACGGCGGCCAGCTGCTGGAGGTGCTCGATGCCGGGGCAATGGCCAACCCCATGTTCAAGGGCAAGGGGCAGATGCTCCTGAGCGGTGAATTCCCGACCAGCTTCCCCCTCAAGCACATGCAGAAGGACCTGCGCCTGGCCGTCGAGCTGGGCGACCGGCTCGGCCAGCCGCTCCACGGCGCGGCCACGGCCAACGAGAGTTTCAAGCGCGCCCGCGCCGCTGGCCATGCCGACGAGGATTTCGCGGCGGTATTCCGGGTGCTGGAGTAG
- a CDS encoding methyl-accepting chemotaxis protein, translating to MMLQNLKIGTRLYGLIGFMSILLIVIGALGLNTARTANNGLDTVYRDRVLPLKDLKIIADMYAVNIVDVSHKVRNGNITWTEGRKSVEEAKKTIAEKLQAYLATNLAEEEKKHLEEAKPLIKVADATLERLASILSAEDAEALTAFTVSELYPAIDPVSAKFSSLVDDQLKIAKQEYDHSSGLYRASRTISLVAIIVGVLIAGTAGLLITRSITGPLAEGVEVANRLAAGDLTVEVRAGGRDETGQLMAAMGNMVTSLRHLIAEAISISHGIASASNQLHATSEQIATGSEEVASQVGAVATASEEMSSTSRDIAQNCTLAAESSRETSVTASNGSAVVQETNSGMVVIAERVKQTAGTVDALGRRSEQIGEIIGTIEDIADQTNLLALNAAIEAARAGEQGRGFAVVADEVRALAERTTKATKEISGMIKAIQNETKAAVQAMEEGVGEVEKGSVTSHKSGQALAEILDRINDVTMQINQIATAAEEQTATTGEITSNIQQISDVVQQTARGAEEVSAAAAQLAQQAHQLQNVVGNFRIA from the coding sequence ATGATGCTGCAGAACCTGAAAATCGGCACCAGACTGTACGGATTGATCGGCTTCATGTCGATCCTGTTGATCGTTATCGGCGCACTGGGGCTCAACACCGCGAGAACAGCCAACAACGGTCTGGACACGGTGTACAGGGACCGCGTGCTCCCCCTGAAGGATCTGAAAATCATTGCAGATATGTACGCGGTGAACATCGTGGACGTGTCCCACAAGGTGCGCAACGGCAATATCACCTGGACCGAGGGACGCAAGAGCGTCGAAGAGGCGAAAAAGACCATTGCGGAGAAGTTGCAGGCGTATCTGGCCACCAATCTGGCGGAAGAGGAGAAAAAACACCTCGAAGAGGCCAAGCCGCTGATCAAGGTCGCCGATGCCACGCTGGAGCGGCTGGCATCGATTCTGAGCGCCGAAGATGCCGAAGCCCTCACCGCTTTCACGGTTTCCGAGCTCTACCCGGCCATCGATCCGGTGTCGGCTAAGTTCAGCAGCCTGGTGGACGACCAGTTGAAGATCGCCAAGCAAGAATACGACCACAGCTCCGGATTGTACCGGGCAAGCCGGACCATCTCCTTGGTGGCGATCATCGTGGGAGTACTGATCGCCGGCACCGCCGGCCTGCTCATTACCCGCTCCATTACCGGCCCCCTGGCCGAAGGGGTCGAGGTGGCCAACCGGCTTGCCGCCGGCGACCTGACCGTGGAGGTCCGGGCTGGCGGCAGGGACGAGACCGGCCAGCTCATGGCCGCCATGGGGAACATGGTGACCAGCCTGCGCCACCTGATCGCCGAGGCAATCAGCATCTCCCACGGCATTGCCTCCGCCTCCAACCAGCTCCACGCCACCTCCGAGCAGATCGCCACCGGTTCGGAGGAGGTTGCCAGCCAGGTGGGTGCCGTGGCCACGGCCAGCGAGGAGATGTCGTCCACCAGCCGGGACATCGCCCAGAACTGTACCCTGGCCGCGGAAAGCTCCCGCGAAACCAGCGTCACCGCGTCCAACGGTTCCGCCGTCGTTCAGGAAACCAACAGCGGGATGGTGGTCATTGCCGAGCGGGTCAAGCAGACCGCCGGCACCGTGGATGCCCTGGGCCGCCGCTCCGAGCAGATCGGGGAGATCATCGGCACCATCGAGGACATCGCCGACCAGACCAACCTGCTGGCCCTCAACGCCGCCATCGAGGCGGCCCGCGCCGGCGAGCAGGGACGCGGCTTCGCCGTGGTGGCCGACGAGGTACGGGCCCTGGCCGAACGCACCACCAAGGCCACCAAAGAGATCAGCGGCATGATCAAGGCCATTCAGAACGAGACCAAGGCCGCCGTCCAGGCCATGGAAGAAGGGGTCGGCGAGGTTGAAAAGGGTTCCGTCACCTCCCACAAGTCGGGCCAGGCCCTGGCCGAGATCCTGGACCGGATCAACGACGTGACCATGCAGATAAACCAGATCGCCACCGCCGCCGAAGAGCAGACCGCCACCACCGGCGAGATCACCTCCAACATCCAGCAGATCTCCGACGTGGTCCAGCAGACCGCCCGGGGCGCCGAGGAGGTCTCCGCCGCCGCGGCCCAGCTGGCCCAGCAGGCCCATCAGCTCCAGAACGTGGTGGGGAACTTCAGGATCGCATGA
- a CDS encoding methyltransferase: MDRSSRNRLTERQIPRFAGETLFDGIARAVCRAGCLPRKELYEAWEVARRVRRRFRGGRVVDLACGHGLLAWIMLLLDDSSPGALAVDRRLPPSAAGLAAVLETEWPRLRGRVRLLEADLAEVELGRDDLVVSAHACGGLTDLVLARAVAAGARVAVLPCCHDLAGADLAGLQGWLDGPLAMDVLRATGLRERGYRVFTQQIPGDISPKNRLLLAEPASFSPCR; the protein is encoded by the coding sequence ATGGATCGATCATCACGCAACCGGCTGACGGAGCGGCAGATCCCCCGCTTTGCCGGGGAGACCCTGTTCGACGGCATTGCCCGGGCGGTCTGTCGTGCGGGCTGTCTGCCGCGCAAGGAACTGTACGAGGCGTGGGAGGTGGCGCGGCGGGTGCGCCGGCGTTTCCGAGGCGGGCGGGTTGTGGACCTGGCCTGTGGCCACGGGCTGCTGGCCTGGATCATGCTGCTGCTGGACGACAGCTCCCCCGGCGCACTGGCCGTGGACCGGCGCCTCCCGCCGAGCGCCGCAGGCCTGGCTGCTGTCCTGGAAACGGAGTGGCCGCGCCTGCGGGGGCGCGTCCGGTTGCTGGAGGCGGATCTGGCGGAGGTGGAACTGGGCCGTGACGATCTGGTCGTCTCGGCTCATGCCTGCGGGGGGCTGACGGACCTGGTGCTGGCGCGGGCGGTGGCTGCCGGGGCGCGGGTGGCGGTGCTCCCCTGCTGCCACGATCTGGCCGGGGCCGACCTGGCCGGGCTGCAGGGGTGGCTGGACGGGCCCCTGGCCATGGACGTGCTGCGCGCGACCGGCCTGCGGGAGCGGGGCTACCGCGTCTTTACCCAACAGATACCTGGGGATATCTCGCCCAAAAACCGGCTGCTGCTGGCCGAGCCGGCCTCTTTCAGTCCCTGCCGATGA
- a CDS encoding DUF169 domain-containing protein, whose product MESAIGKAIRLETEPVAVLFADEKPEGAGQFAKGSWGCVMFLLAAASRGKTGAFDRETYGCVGGGVGLGFGNAYESFPGGIPGFCRFLSTGNASDPAGSAMAEAMKNAGARSEFVEHFLHGERYKKSPELVEKFVAAAPITEVPAPYVVMKPLSLVDPERESPVSVTFLVTPDQLSALVVLANYDRPGFENVAVPYLAACQVVGIMSYREAQSSAPRCLIGLTDISARNYLKSQGASDKLTFTIPFARFKEMEANVAGSFLEGETWGSVIGRD is encoded by the coding sequence ATGGAAAGCGCGATTGGGAAGGCCATTCGACTGGAAACGGAACCGGTGGCAGTGCTCTTTGCCGATGAGAAGCCGGAAGGCGCCGGGCAGTTCGCCAAGGGAAGCTGGGGGTGCGTCATGTTCCTCCTGGCCGCGGCCAGCCGGGGCAAGACCGGCGCCTTCGACCGGGAGACCTATGGCTGCGTCGGTGGCGGGGTCGGCCTGGGTTTCGGCAATGCCTACGAGTCGTTTCCCGGCGGCATCCCCGGCTTCTGCCGTTTCCTCTCCACCGGCAACGCCTCGGACCCGGCCGGCAGTGCCATGGCTGAGGCCATGAAGAACGCCGGAGCCCGCAGCGAATTCGTCGAGCACTTCCTGCACGGCGAACGCTACAAGAAATCCCCGGAACTGGTGGAAAAGTTCGTGGCCGCAGCGCCCATCACCGAAGTCCCCGCCCCCTACGTGGTGATGAAGCCCCTGTCCCTGGTGGACCCGGAGCGGGAATCCCCGGTCTCGGTCACCTTCCTGGTCACCCCGGACCAGCTCTCCGCCCTGGTGGTCCTGGCCAACTACGACCGCCCCGGCTTCGAGAACGTGGCTGTCCCGTACCTGGCCGCCTGCCAGGTGGTGGGAATCATGTCGTACCGGGAGGCCCAATCCTCCGCACCCCGCTGCCTGATCGGCCTGACCGACATTTCTGCCCGCAACTACCTGAAGAGCCAGGGAGCGAGCGACAAACTAACCTTCACCATCCCCTTCGCCCGGTTCAAGGAGATGGAAGCCAACGTTGCCGGGAGCTTCCTGGAGGGGGAAACCTGGGGCTCGGTCATCGGCAGGGACTGA
- a CDS encoding enoyl-CoA hydratase-related protein, whose protein sequence is MNGYHLLLEISEGIAAITINRPSAMNAMTPATLDELAEAVRRVNGAPEVRAAILTGAGTKAFMAGADIAAMRDMTPAQARDLARQAHQIYADIERSPKTFIAAVNGYALGGGCELAMACDIRLASENAKFGQPEINIGIIPGFGGTQRLPRLVGKGRALEMILTGEMIDAREAHRIGLVNRVVTQEELPEEARRLARAIAAKGMVAVGLCKEAVNNGLNMELTKACAYEAELFAHSFSTADQKEGMSAFLEKRPAVFRDC, encoded by the coding sequence ATGAACGGATACCATCTGCTGCTGGAGATCAGCGAAGGAATCGCCGCCATCACGATCAACAGACCGAGCGCCATGAACGCCATGACTCCCGCAACCCTGGACGAGCTGGCCGAGGCGGTCCGGCGGGTGAACGGCGCCCCCGAGGTCCGGGCCGCGATCCTGACCGGCGCCGGGACCAAGGCCTTCATGGCGGGCGCCGACATCGCCGCCATGCGGGACATGACACCGGCCCAGGCGCGGGATCTGGCCCGGCAGGCCCACCAGATCTATGCCGACATCGAACGGTCTCCCAAGACCTTCATCGCGGCGGTCAACGGCTACGCCCTGGGCGGCGGGTGCGAACTGGCCATGGCCTGCGACATCCGGCTCGCCTCGGAGAACGCGAAATTCGGCCAACCGGAGATCAACATCGGCATCATCCCCGGCTTCGGGGGCACCCAGCGGCTTCCCCGGCTGGTGGGCAAAGGGCGGGCCCTGGAGATGATCCTTACCGGCGAGATGATTGACGCCCGGGAGGCCCACCGCATCGGACTGGTGAACCGGGTGGTGACCCAGGAAGAACTGCCGGAGGAGGCCCGGCGGCTGGCCCGCGCCATTGCCGCCAAGGGCATGGTTGCCGTGGGACTCTGCAAGGAAGCGGTAAACAACGGCCTGAACATGGAACTGACCAAGGCATGCGCCTACGAGGCCGAGCTCTTTGCCCACAGCTTCTCCACGGCGGACCAGAAGGAAGGTATGAGCGCCTTTCTGGAGAAGCGCCCCGCCGTGTTTCGCGACTGCTGA
- a CDS encoding serine hydrolase domain-containing protein gives MLTPEQMGTLLAGLPDGCGAAALALRRGDVILQAGVNLSSDHSTGPGSPAPLFLAYSCTKTFIAALVLRLGEEGRLALTDPVSRWFPDLPHSSAITVRHLLNHTSGLPDYGPLAAYHQAVRRTPSRPWNSDEFLARTLAQGVLFEPGKGWSYSNIGYLLLRMIVETLTGERLAGLLAARFFHPLGLGDTFVPETVADLGRLQPSRSGLVAEEGAVDVRRVYHPGWVSHGVVASTPADMAEFCRRLFTGAVLSRDSLAAMTTLTPVPGAPPRYGRPCYGLGIMADCASRFGMLLGHNGGGPGYGASVFHAPDHHGGPLTVCAMVACEAPDLAERLVMAVLEETA, from the coding sequence GTGCTTACTCCCGAACAGATGGGCACCCTGCTCGCCGGCCTCCCCGACGGGTGCGGCGCGGCCGCGCTGGCCCTCAGGCGCGGTGACGTTATCCTGCAGGCCGGCGTTAATCTTTCCTCGGACCATTCAACCGGCCCCGGCTCACCGGCGCCCCTGTTTCTGGCCTACAGCTGCACCAAGACCTTCATTGCCGCCCTGGTGCTCCGGTTGGGCGAGGAAGGACGCCTTGCCCTGACGGATCCCGTTTCCCGCTGGTTTCCCGATCTCCCGCACTCCTCCGCCATCACCGTGCGCCACCTGCTCAACCATACCTCGGGCCTGCCCGACTACGGGCCGCTTGCGGCGTACCACCAGGCCGTTCGCCGGACGCCGTCCCGGCCGTGGAATTCCGACGAGTTCCTGGCGCGGACCCTGGCGCAGGGGGTGCTGTTCGAGCCGGGGAAGGGGTGGAGCTACTCGAATATCGGCTATCTGCTGCTCAGGATGATCGTCGAGACGCTGACCGGCGAGCGGCTGGCCGGGTTGCTGGCGGCGCGTTTTTTCCACCCCCTCGGCCTGGGGGACACGTTCGTGCCCGAGACCGTGGCTGATCTTGGGCGGCTGCAGCCGTCCCGATCCGGACTGGTGGCCGAGGAGGGGGCCGTCGATGTCCGCCGCGTCTACCACCCGGGCTGGGTTTCCCACGGTGTTGTCGCCTCGACCCCGGCCGACATGGCCGAGTTCTGCCGCCGCCTGTTCACCGGCGCGGTCCTGTCCCGCGACTCCCTGGCAGCCATGACCACCCTGACCCCGGTGCCGGGTGCGCCGCCACGCTATGGCCGGCCCTGCTACGGTCTCGGTATCATGGCTGACTGCGCATCCCGGTTCGGGATGCTCCTGGGGCACAACGGCGGCGGCCCCGGCTACGGGGCCAGCGTATTCCACGCCCCGGACCACCACGGCGGCCCCCTGACGGTCTGCGCCATGGTCGCGTGCGAGGCGCCGGATCTGGCCGAACGGCTGGTCATGGCCGTTCTGGAGGAAACAGCGTGA
- a CDS encoding Fur family transcriptional regulator, with the protein MKRAKKQIFHDYIAKHGLKSTRQRDIILDAFLSTDRHLSIEELYLKLRAKHPNIGYATVYRTLKLFAESGIAREMQFGDGQTRYEHVTEGEHHDHLVCTGCGAIIEFENEAIEKLQDDVAAAHDFVITTHKLELYGLCAACRK; encoded by the coding sequence ATGAAGCGGGCAAAAAAGCAGATCTTCCATGATTACATCGCCAAGCACGGGCTCAAGTCGACCCGCCAGCGGGATATCATTCTTGATGCCTTCCTCTCCACCGACCGCCACCTGAGCATCGAGGAGCTGTACCTCAAGCTCAGGGCAAAGCACCCGAACATTGGTTACGCCACGGTCTACCGCACCCTCAAGCTGTTCGCGGAATCGGGCATCGCCCGGGAGATGCAGTTCGGCGACGGTCAGACCCGCTACGAGCACGTGACCGAAGGTGAGCACCACGACCACCTGGTCTGTACCGGGTGCGGCGCCATCATCGAGTTCGAGAACGAGGCCATCGAGAAGTTGCAGGACGATGTGGCCGCGGCCCACGACTTCGTCATCACCACCCATAAGCTTGAGTTGTACGGTCTCTGCGCCGCCTGTCGCAAATAG
- the feoB gene encoding ferrous iron transport protein B has product MFERKRSLPADGTPAGAVTRKVALVGNPNVGKSVLFNALTGAYVAVSNYPGTSVEVSRGSASFEGGSWEIIDTPGMYSILPITEEERVAREILLTERPDVVLHVLDARNLERMLVMTLQLVEAGLPVILVVNIMDEAERMGLEIDIPLLQEKLGIPVIGAATAKKRGLPEIRKAIASCDAAHHASFGYSRRLEGDIAEIAGLLSGEYTLSGKSLALLLLQRDEEIAALVAGKEGDRAGAIAEKVREKTFERRESFHLDLSLERKGIVKGLLAGVLRTPEKRRVTAGERLSSWAVHPLTGVPLLLAVLYYGLYQFVGVFGAGTLVDFLEGTLFEEYFNPWIIGVVNGIVPWEIIRELIVGEYGIITLGLRYAVGIILPIVATFFLFFSVLEDSGYFPRLALLVDRIFKKFGLTGRAVIPMVLGFGCDTMATMVTRTLETTRERIIATVLLTLAIPCSAQLGVIMALLSQAPGALLVWSVCLLLIFLVVGFLSAKVMPGETPMFYMELPPMRLPQLSNVMTKTYTRMQWYFMEILPLFILASVLLWLGKITNFFDKLVNWMEPVMAFIGLPRDAAVAFIFGFFRRDYGAAGLYDLQTKGLMDPRQLVVAAVTLTLFVPCVAQFLMMKKERGLKSATLIALFVSVVAVGSGWALNRFILFTGIL; this is encoded by the coding sequence ATGTTCGAGCGGAAGCGCTCTCTCCCCGCCGATGGCACTCCGGCCGGCGCCGTCACCAGGAAAGTGGCCCTGGTGGGAAACCCCAACGTGGGGAAAAGCGTCCTGTTCAATGCCCTGACCGGGGCCTATGTGGCGGTTTCCAACTATCCGGGAACTTCGGTGGAGGTTTCCCGGGGGTCCGCCTCCTTCGAAGGTGGCTCCTGGGAGATCATCGACACCCCCGGCATGTACTCGATCTTGCCGATTACCGAAGAGGAGCGGGTTGCCCGTGAGATTCTCCTGACCGAGCGCCCCGACGTGGTACTCCACGTGCTCGACGCCCGAAACCTGGAGCGGATGCTGGTCATGACCCTCCAACTGGTGGAGGCGGGACTGCCGGTGATCCTGGTGGTGAACATCATGGACGAGGCGGAGCGGATGGGACTTGAGATCGACATCCCGCTCCTGCAGGAGAAGCTGGGCATCCCGGTCATCGGCGCCGCCACGGCCAAGAAGCGGGGGCTGCCCGAGATCAGGAAGGCCATCGCCTCCTGCGATGCCGCGCACCACGCCAGTTTCGGCTACAGCCGCCGCCTGGAAGGGGACATCGCCGAGATCGCCGGGCTGCTCAGCGGGGAGTACACCCTTTCCGGCAAATCTCTGGCGCTGCTGCTGCTCCAGCGGGACGAGGAGATCGCTGCTCTGGTGGCCGGCAAGGAGGGGGACCGGGCCGGGGCAATTGCTGAGAAGGTGAGGGAGAAGACCTTCGAGCGCCGGGAATCCTTTCACCTGGACCTGTCCCTGGAGCGCAAGGGGATCGTCAAGGGACTCCTGGCCGGCGTGCTCAGGACCCCGGAAAAGCGCCGGGTCACCGCGGGCGAGCGGCTTTCGTCCTGGGCGGTGCATCCCCTGACCGGCGTGCCGCTGCTGCTGGCGGTGCTCTACTACGGCCTCTACCAGTTCGTGGGGGTCTTCGGGGCCGGCACCCTGGTGGATTTCCTGGAAGGGACCCTGTTCGAGGAGTATTTCAACCCCTGGATCATAGGCGTCGTCAACGGCATCGTGCCCTGGGAGATCATCCGGGAGCTGATCGTGGGTGAGTACGGAATCATCACCCTGGGGCTGCGCTACGCCGTGGGGATCATCCTCCCCATCGTGGCCACCTTTTTCCTGTTCTTCTCGGTGCTGGAGGACAGCGGCTACTTCCCGCGCCTGGCCCTCCTGGTGGACCGGATCTTCAAGAAGTTCGGCCTCACCGGCCGGGCGGTGATCCCCATGGTGCTCGGCTTCGGCTGTGACACCATGGCCACCATGGTCACCCGCACCCTGGAAACCACCCGCGAGCGGATCATCGCCACGGTGCTCCTGACCCTGGCCATCCCCTGTTCGGCCCAGCTGGGGGTCATCATGGCGCTTCTTTCCCAGGCTCCGGGGGCGCTGCTGGTCTGGAGCGTCTGTCTCCTGCTGATCTTCCTGGTGGTGGGGTTCCTGTCGGCCAAAGTGATGCCCGGCGAAACCCCCATGTTCTACATGGAACTGCCTCCCATGCGGCTGCCCCAGCTCTCCAACGTCATGACCAAGACCTACACCCGCATGCAATGGTACTTCATGGAGATCCTGCCGCTCTTTATCCTGGCGTCGGTGCTGCTCTGGCTGGGCAAGATCACCAACTTCTTCGACAAGCTCGTCAACTGGATGGAGCCGGTCATGGCCTTCATCGGCCTTCCCCGCGACGCTGCCGTGGCCTTCATCTTCGGGTTCTTCCGCCGCGATTACGGCGCCGCCGGCCTCTATGACCTCCAGACCAAGGGGCTCATGGACCCGCGCCAGCTGGTGGTGGCGGCCGTGACCCTCACCCTGTTCGTCCCCTGTGTCGCCCAGTTCCTCATGATGAAGAAGGAGCGGGGACTCAAATCGGCCACTCTGATTGCCCTGTTCGTCTCCGTGGTGGCCGTCGGCTCGGGCTGGGCGCTCAACCGCTTCATCCTTTTCACGGGGATCCTGTGA
- a CDS encoding metal-dependent transcriptional regulator yields MKLSDKAEEILEALWIACEEERKSHLEMEEIKVPAADPAYGELTSLAFIEVREARVYLRPEGKDEGKRTVRRHRLAERLMMDVLNIRGDHAEDKACEFEHLLHEGVDAKVCTMLNHPATCPHGKPIPPGECCDEARRSGDLGVVPLTELKAGEEGEIAYLATGDDIKMRKLMAMGVLPGNNIVLMQVFPSYIFRVGYSEFAIDSNLAREIFVRK; encoded by the coding sequence ATGAAGTTGTCCGACAAGGCAGAAGAAATCCTCGAAGCCCTCTGGATCGCCTGCGAGGAGGAGCGGAAGAGCCATCTGGAGATGGAGGAAATCAAAGTTCCCGCCGCTGATCCGGCTTACGGCGAACTGACCTCGCTGGCTTTCATCGAGGTCAGGGAGGCACGGGTCTACCTCCGCCCCGAGGGGAAGGACGAGGGGAAGCGGACCGTCCGGCGGCACCGCCTTGCCGAGCGGCTCATGATGGACGTACTCAACATCCGGGGCGACCATGCCGAGGACAAGGCCTGCGAGTTCGAGCACCTGCTCCATGAAGGGGTCGACGCCAAGGTCTGCACCATGCTCAACCATCCCGCCACCTGTCCCCACGGCAAGCCGATCCCTCCGGGCGAGTGCTGCGACGAGGCCCGCAGGAGCGGCGACCTGGGGGTGGTCCCCCTCACCGAGCTCAAGGCCGGCGAAGAGGGCGAAATCGCCTACCTGGCCACCGGCGACGACATCAAGATGCGCAAGCTCATGGCCATGGGGGTCCTGCCGGGCAACAACATCGTGCTCATGCAGGTCTTTCCGTCGTACATCTTCCGGGTGGGGTACTCCGAATTCGCCATCGACTCCAACCTGGCGCGGGAGATCTTCGTGAGGAAATAG
- a CDS encoding 3'-5' exonuclease, with protein sequence MKNHHLQAAIDVETTGLFPGYGDRVVEVAAVLVDEGQIVSEFSSLIRVTKAIPRHVSMIHGITNDMLADQPLPEEVYPALGDFIGTALLVAHNARFDLAFLRHEFGRLGLSLNSRSACTLELARRRLPELTDHRLETVYQHLFGAVPEGTRCHRALDDARLTARVWGELGGGKAMKSGALR encoded by the coding sequence ATGAAAAATCACCATCTCCAGGCAGCGATCGATGTGGAAACCACCGGCCTTTTCCCGGGATATGGCGACAGGGTCGTCGAAGTGGCTGCCGTCCTTGTGGACGAGGGACAAATCGTCTCGGAATTCAGCAGCCTGATCAGGGTAACAAAGGCGATCCCCCGCCACGTATCCATGATTCACGGCATCACCAACGACATGCTCGCCGACCAGCCGCTGCCGGAAGAGGTCTACCCGGCTCTCGGAGATTTCATCGGCACGGCCCTGCTCGTGGCCCACAACGCCCGGTTCGATCTGGCATTCCTGCGGCACGAGTTCGGCCGGTTGGGATTGTCGCTGAACAGCCGGTCCGCCTGCACCCTGGAACTGGCCCGGCGCAGACTGCCGGAACTGACCGACCACCGCCTGGAAACCGTCTACCAGCACCTGTTCGGAGCCGTCCCCGAAGGGACCAGGTGCCACCGGGCGCTCGACGATGCGCGGCTCACGGCGCGGGTGTGGGGGGAGTTGGGGGGTGGGAAGGCTATGAAAAGTGGTGCTCTGCGGTAG